In Struthio camelus isolate bStrCam1 chromosome 13, bStrCam1.hap1, whole genome shotgun sequence, the following are encoded in one genomic region:
- the C1QTNF2 gene encoding complement C1q tumor necrosis factor-related protein 2, translating into MISAVLLLWTMPCVANHILSGFVKGGLQEGPQQLACSVPGPPGPPGPPGASGSPGTVGRMGFPGKDGKDGKDGDKGEHGDEGPQGRTGNPGKPGQKGKAGAIGKAGPRGPKGLKGNPGKNGAPGKKGPKGNKGETGMPGPCTCNAKAAKSAFSVAVSKSYPRERLPIKFDRILMNEGGHYNASSGKFICSIPGIYYFTYDITLANKHLAIGLVHNGQYRIKTFDANTGNHDVASGSTILSLKQEDEVWLQIFYSEQNGLFYDPYWTDSLFTGFLIYPDQDYLNEI; encoded by the exons ATGATATCTGCTGTCCTTCTCCTCTGGACTATGCCCTGTGtggcaaaccacatcctcagtgGCTTTGtcaagggagggctgcaggaaGGCCCCCAGCAGCTGGCGTGCAGCGTGCCAGGGCCCCCTGGTCCCCCTGGCCCCCCCGGAGCCTCCGGCTCTCCGGGGACAGTCGGCAGAATGGGCTTCCCTGGGAAAGATGGCAAAGATGGCAAGGACGGGGACAAGGGAGAGCACGGTGACGAAG GCCCACAAGGCAGAACAGGAAATCCAGGCAAGCCAGGACAGAAGGGGAAAGCAGGAGCTATTGGCAAGGCAGGCCCACGAGGTCCAAAGGGTTTAAAGGGTAATCCTGGAAAAAATGGAGCACCAGGAAAGAAAGGGCCCAAAGGGAACAAGGGCGAGACAGGGATGCCAGGACCCTGCACCTGCAACGCCAAAGCAGCCAAATCCGCCTTCTCTGTAGCTGTCTCAAAAAGTTACCCAAGGGAAAGGCTGCCCATCAAATTTGACAGGATCCTGATGAATGAGGGAGGACATTACAATGCTTCCAGTGGGAAATTTATATGCAGCATTCCAGGAATTTACTACTTCACTTATGATATCACTTTGGCAAACAAACATCTGGCCATTGGCTTGGTCCACAACGGGCAGTACCGGATCAAGACTTTTGATGCTAACACTGGTAACCATGACGTTGCCTCGGGATCAACTATTCTTTCTCTGAAGCAGGAGGATGAGGTATGGCTGCAGATCTTTTACTCAGAACAAAATGGGCTCTTTTATGATCCTTACTGGACAGACAGCTTATTTACTGGCTTCCTGATATACCCTGATCAAGATTATCTCAATGAAATATAG